A window of the Isosphaera pallida ATCC 43644 genome harbors these coding sequences:
- a CDS encoding FkbM family methyltransferase: protein MMRHSLTIASKRILARLPRSWRQSLRRSAYGRQVRSGRFVLYEPEFHRLGDWIGSGDWVIDVGANIGIYTIRCSDLVGPKGRVIALEPVPATFELLASNCGWARHRNITLLNLAASDHVHSTVIRIPRAASGLDDHFSAELVKPNEASSNTEDSSSLVPSHLVEEEDRVAILGAPLDGLMPSPPQRIKLIKIDTEGHEIHVLKGADRLIRRDRPVIILEANKEAATYLRDLGYSIAHAPGSPNYVAEPAPIPF from the coding sequence ATGATGCGTCATTCACTCACCATCGCCTCAAAACGGATTCTCGCTCGACTGCCGCGGTCTTGGAGGCAATCGCTGCGTCGAAGCGCGTATGGTCGTCAGGTACGATCAGGCCGCTTCGTGCTGTACGAGCCGGAATTTCACCGCTTGGGCGACTGGATTGGTTCGGGTGATTGGGTCATCGACGTAGGTGCAAACATTGGGATTTACACAATTCGATGTTCCGATCTTGTGGGCCCAAAGGGACGAGTGATCGCCTTAGAACCGGTTCCGGCCACGTTCGAGTTACTCGCCTCGAATTGCGGCTGGGCCCGTCATCGCAACATCACCCTGTTGAACCTCGCGGCAAGCGATCATGTCCACTCAACCGTCATCCGCATTCCTCGCGCTGCTTCGGGACTGGACGACCATTTCTCCGCCGAGTTGGTCAAACCCAATGAGGCGTCATCCAACACCGAAGACTCATCATCCTTGGTCCCTTCCCACTTGGTTGAGGAGGAAGACCGCGTGGCGATTCTGGGAGCACCGCTCGATGGGCTGATGCCTTCGCCACCCCAACGGATCAAACTCATCAAGATCGACACCGAAGGACATGAAATCCATGTTCTCAAAGGCGCGGACCGCTTGATCCGGCGCGATCGGCCGGTCATCATCCTCGAAGCCAACAAGGAAGCCGCCACCTACCTCCGCGATTTGGGTTACTCAATCGCCCATGCTCCCGGCTCGCCTAACTACGTCGCCGAACCCGCTCCCATCCCGTTCTGA
- a CDS encoding enoyl-CoA hydratase/isomerase family protein produces MSSPIGPWTELVVTPEGVARLEIRRPEALNALNSAVLAELRARLEDIARLTPSPRVLVLASAGDRAFVAGSDLAELVNLGPNEAEEFSRAGQDICHRLELLPCVVVARVQGFALGSGTELALACDLVIASETAVFGLPETGLGVIPGHGGTARLAARVGLGRARELMITGRKLPAAEALRLGLVDRVAPADRLDAELDALTAHLTQRSPSALAALKALMRSPSATLEARLAEETRVFSNLFGAPDQREGMTAFLEKRAPRFRTD; encoded by the coding sequence ATGAGTTCGCCCATCGGTCCCTGGACGGAGTTGGTGGTGACTCCTGAAGGGGTGGCGCGGTTGGAGATTCGGCGTCCTGAAGCACTCAATGCGCTGAACTCGGCCGTGTTGGCCGAGTTGCGGGCGAGGCTAGAGGACATCGCCCGGTTGACGCCGTCGCCTCGGGTTTTGGTGCTGGCCAGCGCGGGGGACCGCGCGTTCGTGGCGGGATCGGACTTGGCCGAGTTGGTCAATTTGGGACCCAACGAGGCTGAAGAATTCTCCCGCGCCGGTCAAGACATTTGTCATCGTCTGGAACTGCTTCCCTGCGTGGTCGTGGCACGGGTTCAGGGCTTCGCGCTCGGAAGCGGTACGGAACTGGCGTTGGCGTGCGATTTGGTGATCGCCTCGGAAACCGCCGTCTTCGGCCTGCCTGAGACTGGCTTGGGAGTCATCCCCGGTCATGGCGGCACCGCGCGGCTGGCCGCGCGGGTTGGCTTGGGCCGAGCTCGTGAGCTGATGATCACGGGGCGAAAACTCCCCGCTGCCGAGGCATTGCGCTTGGGTTTGGTCGATCGGGTCGCCCCGGCCGACCGACTCGACGCTGAACTCGACGCCCTAACGGCTCACCTGACCCAACGATCGCCGTCGGCCCTCGCCGCTCTCAAAGCCCTGATGCGATCCCCCTCTGCCACTCTGGAAGCCCGGCTGGCCGAAGAAACTCGGGTCTTCTCGAACCTCTTCGGCGCACCCGACCAACGCGAGGGGATGACCGCCTTCCTTGAGAAA